From the genome of Strix uralensis isolate ZFMK-TIS-50842 unplaced genomic scaffold, bStrUra1 scaffold_292, whole genome shotgun sequence:
GGGGCCAAGctgcacccccaggacccccccaaaaaggACCACAGCGCCCTGGAGGCTTCTCTTTTACTGGTGGAGCCACAAGTTAAAACGCGGGGGGACACAACGGTAAAACGGGGGGCTCAGAGGGAGGACGCCATGATGCTGGAAACACCTGTAAGAGAAGGAGGAGAGTGAGGGGGGTGTCctcaagcgggggggggggtccccagggagtGGGGGGGGTCCCCGACACCCACTGTCAAAGTCGATCTTCTCCACGATGTTCTTGGGCTTGATGCTCTCCTCCTGGTTGCAGATAAAGATCCGCCCGGGCTCTGGCTCCGTCCAGCCGTATTTACTCATCCAAACCTTCAGCTGAgcctctggggggggggggcggaaatggGGGGGCTTCAGCCTCTCAGGGGtggccccagccccctccccaacccctcctggcacccccttACCCGAGAGGTCCCCCAACATCTCGGCCAGCAGCCAGCGGTCGATGTGCTGGTAGGTGATTCCCACCACGTGGCAGATGACTGCGGAAAGAGACACCATGAGCCCCCCCCgaacccccaaccccccccgggaccccccaaaCCGCCCCCCGGGACCCCCTCACATTTCCTCACGGAGTCCTCGAAGCCGGTGATCCCATCCAGCAGCTCCATGTTCTCATCCAGAGCTTGCTGCGAAAACAGGGCGGGGACGGGACACACACTGTCATTAAAATCCCCAGATAACGAGCTCTGGGGAGCACCCCAACTCCTCTGAGGTTTGGGGGGTCCCTCTGCTGGGTTTGGGGtgtcagcccccccccccccctccccgtgcagCACTCACCCAGAAGGACTGGAAGTGGCAGGTCTCCAGCAGCTCCCCCAAGTAGAGGATCTGCCTGATGGGTCTCTCCTcctgctggggccgggggggtcaAGGGAAATGTGGGGAGAGGGGCCCAAAATCgtgtttttccccccaaaatgaGCCCTCAAATCCCTAAATTGGGGTCACCAGATCAACAGGAAGATAATGAGGGGGGGCCTGCAGGGCAAAGGTCATTGCACCCCACcggggaggaggctggaggggtTGTGGGGGGGTATGAGGtagccaggggctggggggggggggaggaggtagccaggggctgggggatttgtgggggggggggaggtaggAGGTGGCCAGGGGCTGAGGGATTGGGGGGGGGTAGGAGGTAGCCAGGggctgggggatttgggggggggtgggggtggtggtgttaggaGGTATCGGGGGGTtgagggatttggggaggggggagtgggggtAGGAGGTAGCCAGGGGctgggggattgggggggggggttaggAGGtagctggggggtttgggggtgggcGTGGTAGGAGGTAGCTGGGGGATTGGGGGGAGGGGGTAGGAGGTAGCCAGGGGctggaggatttggggggggtgggggtggggtagtcaggagctggggggtttgggggggcggggccaggtAGGAGGTAGCCAGGGGctggaggatttgggggggggcagggggtgggtaGGAGgtagctgggggctggggggtgcgtGTGCAGGGGTAGGATTGGTCCCCAaaatccccccccgcccccccagcgtGGGGGGATACGTGGGCCTGGTCGATCATGCACTTGCAGAGGGTGAAATCCGTGTGCGGGAGGTTGGTCAGCGCCTTCAGCAGGATCTGGGCCGTGACGGTGGTCTGGAAGAAGGCGGGATTGAACTGGTACCTGCGGAAGGGGGGCGGGGACACGCATTGGGGGGGCGTTGGGGGGGTGATGGGGCATTtgtgtccccccccggcccccccgccccgctcacaGTTTCAGCACGGCCAGGTTGGCCTCCAGGTCGTAGGCGTTTTCCTTGGCCTGTGTCTCCACGTAGCGCTCCAGCGTGGCCAAGTTCTCGGGGTTGTACCTGCGGGACACAGACGGGGAGGCCGCACCCCGCCAGGAACCCCCGTTACCGGCCCGTCCAGCGCCCGGTACCGACCCTCGTCACCCCCCAGCGCCGCGTTTCCAGGGGGTCCCTCAGTCCTCGCAGGCCCCACTCCCcatcatccccccccccccccgctgccatTACCGGTCCGTGgcggcccctcgccccgccgctgccccccggtTCCCCCCCGCCGGTACCGGTCGATGCCCCGCAGCAGTTTGCCCACGTTCGCCCGCATCTGCTCGAACAGCGCCATGACGCGCAGAGCCGCCGGAAGCGGAGGGGCGGCCCCAGGCTCCGGCGGGCGCGGTAACTTCCGCTTCCGGCGGGGGCGCGCGCTGAGCATGACGGGACGGTGGAGGACTCCAGGGGCAGGAAGCGAGAAGCGAGGCGGAGGCGGGTTATAACACGTAGCCACGCCCACACGTACAGGCCCCCGCCCACATGTACAGGCACCGCCCATACGTACAGCCCCCGCCCACACGTACAAACCACGCCCGCACGCACAAACCACGCCCACACATACAGGCCACGCCTATACGTGCATATCACTCTATACATACAGGCCCCGCCCACACGTACAGGCCCCGCCCGCCACGCTGAGTCCCGCCGTCGGGCCGGGCCGCGCCACTGCGCTCACTCCCAGTAAAGGCCTGGGGACTCGGCCTGGTCTGACTGGGGCCAACTGGGCCAAACTGGGGCCACCGTTAAACCCAACGGCAGCCGCCTTGGGGGGGAGCAATAGGGGAGGtcatactgggagggactgggacatactgggagtGAGGGGAGGGGGGTCACAGTGGGATGgactgggctgaactgggagtGATGTGGGGGGTCACAGTGGGAAGgactgggctgaactgggagtGATGTGGGGGGTCACAGTGGGAAGgactgggctgaactgggagtGATGAGGGGGGTCCACAGTGGGATGgactgggctgaactgggagtGATTAGGGGGTTGACAGTGGGAAGgactgggctgaactgggagtGATGTGGGGGGTCACAGTGGGATGGACTGGGGCTGAACTGGGAGTGATGTGGGGGGTCACAGTGGAATGgactgggctgaactgggagtGATGTGGGGGGTCACAGTGGGATGgactgggctgaactgggagtGATGTGGGGGGGTCACAGTGGGATGgactgggctgaactgggagtGATGTGGGGGGTCACAGTGGGATGgactgggctgaactgggagtGATGTGGGGGGTCACAGTGGGATGGACTGGCTGAACTGGGGTCgactggggggggcactgggacacaGCTTGGTACACTGAGGGGGGGGTGGATGAACTACACTGGGACCAAACTGGGCTGTTACGGGGGATACTGGGGACCAAactggggggacacagggaccaACCTGGGGTACACTGTGATCAAACTGGGCTGAACTGGGCCCAAACTGGTCTCAAACTGGTCTCCCCACCCCCCGAAAACCGGAtgcctctgcctcagtttccccttccgCCGCCGTGGTGAattgtggggtgcagggggggggggcgggcggggggggcacctccacctcctcccgcCGCTCGGCCGCGCACggggggggggtgctgagggggggtgcggggggggtgcTATGGACCCCCAAAACCTCCACATCTCCACCCGGGACCCCCAAGAGGATTTCGAGGTTCTGCAGCGTCTGGGGTTGGTGGCACCTACGGGGACGTTTATAaggtggggacacccccccccccccaaaaaaaaaaaaaaatgggtggggaggtgggggctggGCGGCCGCatgacccctgggacccccccaaaccaccccctcGGGGTACAGGGGGACCCCGACATCCCCACGCGGGTTTCCTCAGGGTGGCGGGGGGTGGGCGCGAGGTGTGAGGGGCCCCCCGTCTCCGCAAAGGGCCCCCCCCACTGCTTCCCAGTTGCCCCCCAGTGCTCTCCCAGTTTCCCCCCCACACCCTGGTCCTTCCTGCCGGTacccgcagcccccgggggacaccctccccccccccccgcaacgaTGCTGCTACCAGAGGCGTGAGGCCCCAGCGCATCCGGTACTGGGTGCtctggggggttactggggggttactggggggtactgggagggtACTGGGAGGCTCTGGaagccctgtgtcccccccaggccCGCAGCAAGGCCACGGGCGAACTGGCCGCCATCAAGGTTGTCAAGATGGAGGCAGGtgagggccccccccccccccggagcgGGGGACCCCGAGACCCCCCCAATACCCCAAACACCCCTTGGGGCCCCCCAATACCCCTTGGGACCCCTTAATACCCCCCGGAACCCCCCCAATGCCGCCTGACGCCCCCTAAATCCCCCCCTCCAGCTCTTTTGTGGGGATGACGAAATGTCccgagcccccccaaaccccctcgGGGTGCTCTTGGGACACCCTGGgacaccccaggacccccccaataCCCTTGGGACCCCTTTGCGATGCTCTGGGACACCCTAGGCCCCCCCCAAAAC
Proteins encoded in this window:
- the EIF3K gene encoding eukaryotic translation initiation factor 3 subunit K produces the protein MLSARPRRKRKLPRPPEPGAAPPLPAALRVMALFEQMRANVGKLLRGIDRYNPENLATLERYVETQAKENAYDLEANLAVLKLYQFNPAFFQTTVTAQILLKALTNLPHTDFTLCKCMIDQAHQEERPIRQILYLGELLETCHFQSFWQALDENMELLDGITGFEDSVRKFICHVVGITYQHIDRWLLAEMLGDLSEAQLKVWMSKYGWTEPEPGRIFICNQEESIKPKNIVEKIDFDSVSSIMASSL